The nucleotide sequence TGCAGGCCTATGCTGTTGATCTTATCACTCTTTACACTGATTCAGATGGTCAGGCTGGCTTTGAAGCTGTTTCCGGCACCTATTCATATATTGTTGAGAAGGAGGGTTACAGTGATGCATCTGCCAACTTTGATATTGAGAATTCAGGATTGGTCATTGATGTGCAGCTTGAATCTGATGTATCATATGTTATTGATGATATGGCACCTGAAATACTGAAAGTATATCCCAACCCTGCCTATAACTTTATTATAGTTGAATCTGAAAAGCTGCTGCGTGAGTTGCGGGTTATCGATATAAGCGGCCAGGTAATAATTCATGTTGATGTGAATGCCCACAACAGGGAACTGGCTGTCGGAAGCCTTCCCGCGGGGGTATACCTGCTGCGGGTTGAGCTTGAGCCTGGCGGCGATGTTGTGATCAGAAGGTTTGTTGTTTCAAGATAAAGGTCATTCCGGGATCTGGAGCATTAAGCTCATCCCGGAATGTTTCCTGTATTCTGTTGCAAGCCTGATGCCCCGGTTTTATCAGCTTCCGGAGGCGATCCAGTTCAGTATCTTTTCTGAACGGGGGTTTTCACGTGGTGCTGCATAATCGACCACCCTTCCGTTCTCATCGACCATGAACTTCTGGAAGTTCCAGGTTACCTCGGCATCAACGACGCCGTTATGCGACTTCTGGGTAAGCCACTGGTAAAGCGGGTGGATATCATCTCCCTTTACCGAAATCTTGGACATCATCGGGAATGAGACTCCGTAATTCATCTGGCAGAACTGAGCTATCTCCTCATTGGTACCGGGCTCCTGGTTGGCAAAATTATTTGCAGGGAACCCTATAATGATAAAATCATCGCCTCCGAATTCC is from Marinilabiliales bacterium and encodes:
- a CDS encoding T9SS C-terminal target domain-containing protein yields the protein QAYAVDLITLYTDSDGQAGFEAVSGTYSYIVEKEGYSDASANFDIENSGLVIDVQLESDVSYVIDDMAPEILKVYPNPAYNFIIVESEKLLRELRVIDISGQVIIHVDVNAHNRELAVGSLPAGVYLLRVELEPGGDVVIRRFVVSR
- a CDS encoding glutathione peroxidase, with translation MKRISVIVTTLFLSALVTNAQSETTLHDFVVEDIYGDTFDLADLNGKKVLVVNTASKCGLTPQYEGLQELYEEFGGDDFIIIGFPANNFANQEPGTNEEIAQFCQMNYGVSFPMMSKISVKGDDIHPLYQWLTQKSHNGVVDAEVTWNFQKFMVDENGRVVDYAAPRENPRSEKILNWIASGS